A stretch of the Macaca mulatta isolate MMU2019108-1 chromosome 16, T2T-MMU8v2.0, whole genome shotgun sequence genome encodes the following:
- the MINK1 gene encoding misshapen-like kinase 1 isoform X3, with protein MGDPAPARSLDDIDLSALRDPAGIFELVEVVGNGTYGQVYKGRHVKTGQLAAIKVMDVTEDEEEEIKQEINMLKKYSHHRNIATYYGAFIKKSPPGNDDQLWLVMEFCGAGSVTDLVKNTKGNALKEDCIAYICREILRGLAHLHAHKVIHRDIKGQNVLLTENAEVKLVDFGVSAQLDRTVGRRNTFIGTPYWMAPEVIACDENPDATYDYRSDIWSLGITAIEMAEGAPPLCDMHPMRALFLIPRNPPPRLKSKKWSKKFIDFIDTCLIKTYLSRPPTEQLLKFPFIRDQPTERQVRIQLKDHIDRSRKKREETEYEYSGSEEEDDSHGEEGEPSSIMNVPGESTLRREFLRLQQENKSNSEALKQQQQLQQQQQRDPEAHIKHLLHQRQRRIEEQKEERRRVEEQQRREREQRKLQEKEQQRRLEDMQVLRREEERRQAEREQEYIRHRLEEEQRQLEILQQQLLQEQALLLEYKRKQLEEQRQSERLQRQLQQEHAYLKSLQQQQQQQQLQKQQQQQLLPGDRKPLYHYGRGMNPADKPAWAREVEERTRMNKQQNSPLAKSKPSSTGPEPSIPQASPGPAGPLSQTPPMQRPVEPQEGPHKSLVAHRVPLKPYAAPVPRSQSLQDQPTRNLAAFPASHDPDPAIPAPTATPSARGAVIRQNSDPTSEGPGPSPNPPAWVRPDNEAPPKVPQRTSSIATALNTSGAGGSRPAQAVRARPRSNSAWQIYLQRRAERGTPKPPGPPAQPPGPPNASSNPDLRRSDPGWERSDSVLPASHGHLPQAGSLERNRVGASSKLDSSPVLSPGNKAKPDDHRSRPGRPASYKRAIGEDFVLLKERTLDEAPRPPKKAMDYSSSSEEVESSEDDEEEGEGGPSEGSRDTPGGRSDGDTDSVSTMVVHDVEEITGTQPPYGGGTMVVQRTPEEERNLLHADSNGYTNLPDVVQPSHSPTENSKGQSPPSKDGSSDYQSRGLVKAPGKSSFTMFVDLGIYQPGGSGDTIPITALVGGEGTRLDQLQYDVRKGSVVNVNPTNTRAHSETPEIRKYKKRFNSEILCAALWGVNLLVGTENGLMLLDRSGQGKVYGLIGRRRFQQMDVLEGLNLLITISGKRNKLRVYYLSWLRNKILHNDPEVEKKQGWTTVGDMEGCGHYRVVKYERIKFLVIALKSSVEVYAWAPKPYHKFMAFKSFADLPHRPLLVDLTVEEGQRLKVIYGSSAGFHAVDVDSGNSYDIYIPVHIQSQITPHAIIFLPNTDGMEMLLCYEDEGVYVNTYGRIIKDVVLQWGEMPTSVAYICSNQIMGWGEKAIEIRSVETGHLDGVFMHKRAQRLKFLCERNDKVFFASVRSGGSSQVYFMTLNRNCIMNW; from the exons GACCCTGCTGGGATCTTTGAGCTTGTGGAGGTGGTCGGCAATGGAACCTACGGACAGGTGTACAAG GGTCGGCATGTCAAGACTGGGCAGCTGGCTGCCATCAAGGTCATGGATGTCACCGAG GATGAGGAAGAAGAGATCAAACAGGAGATCAACATGCTGAAAAAATACTCTCATCACCGCAACATTGCCACCTACTATGGAGCCTTCATCAAGAAGAGCCCCCCGGGAAACGATGACCAGCTCTGG CTGGTGATGGAGTTCTGTGGTGCTGGTTCAGTGACTGACCTGGTGAAGAACACGAAAGGAAACGCCCTGAAGGAGGACTGTATCGCCTACATCTGCAGGGAGATCCTCAGG GGTCTGGCCCATCTCCATGCCCACAAGGTCATCCATCGAGACATCAAGGGGCAGAATGTGCTGCTGACAGAGAATGCTGAGGTCAAGCTAG TGGATTTTGGGGTGAGTGCTCAGCTGGACCGCACCGTGGGCAGACGGAACACTTTCATTGGGACTCCCTACTGGATGGCTCCAGAGGTCATCGCCTGTGATGAGAACCCCGATGCCACCTACGATTACAGG AGTGACATTTGGTCTCTAGGAATCACAGCCATCGAGATGGCAGAGGGAGCCCCCC CTCTGTGTGACATGCACCCCATGCGGGCCCTCTTCCTCATTCCTCGGAACCCTCCGCCCAGACTCAAGTCCAAGAAGTG GTCTAAGAAGTTCATTGACTTCATTGACACATGTCTCATCAAGACTTACCTGAGCCGCCCACCCACGGAGCAGCTGCTGAAGTTTCCCTTCATCCGGGACCAGCCCACGGAGCGGCAGGTCCGCATCCAGCTTAAGGACCACATTGACCGATCCCGGAAGAAGCGGG AGGAGACAGAATATGAGTACAGCGGCAGCGAGGAGGAAGACGACAGCCATGGAGAGGAAGGAGAGCCAAG CTCCATCATGAACGTGCCTGGAGAGTCGACTCTACGCCGGGAATTTCTCCGCCTCCAGCAGGAAAATAAGAGCAACTCAGAGGCTttaaaacagcagcagcagctgcagcagcagcagcagcgagACCCCGAGGCACACATCAAACACCTGCTGCACCAGCGGCAGAGGCGCATAGAGGAGCAGAAGGAGGAGCGGCGCCGCGTGGAGGAG CAACAGCGGCGGGAGCGGGAGCAGCGGAAGCTGCAGGAGAAGGAGCAGCAGCGGCGGCTGGAGGACATGCAGGTTCTGCGGCGGGAGGAGGAGCGGCGGCAGGCGGAGCGCGAGCAG GAATATATTCGTCACAGGCTAGAGGAGGAGCAGCGACAGCTCGAGATCCTTCAGCAACAGCTGCTCCAGGAACAGGCCCTGCTGCTG GAATACAAGCGGAAGCAGCTGGAGGAGCAGCGGCAGTCAGAGCGTCTCCAGAGGcagctgcagcaggagcatgCCTACCTCAAGTCcctgcagcagcagcaacagcagcagcagcttcagaaacagcagcagcagcagctcctgcCCGGGGACAGGAAGCCCCTGTACCATTATGGTCGGGGCATGAATCCCGCTGACAAACCAGCCTGGGCCCGAGAG GTAGAAGAGAGAACAAGGATGAACAAGCAGCAGAACTCTCCCTTGGCCAAGAGCAAGCCAAGCAGCACGGGGCCTGAGCCCTCCATCCCCCAGGCCTCCCCCGGGCCTGCAGGACCCCTTTCCCAGACTCCTCCTATGCAGAGGCCGGTGGAGCCCCAGGAGGGACCGCACAAG AGCCTGGTGGCACACCGGGTCCCACTGAAGCCATATGCAGCACCTGTGCCCCGATCCCAGTCCCTGCAGGACCAGCCCACCCGAAACCTGGCTGCCTTCCCAGCCTCCCATGACCCCGACCCTGCCATCCCTGCACCCACTGCCACGCCCAGTGCCCGAGGAGCTGTCATCCGCCAGAATTCAGACCCCACCTCTGAAGGACCTGGCCCCAGCCCGAACCCCCCAGCCTGGGTCCGCCCAGATAACGAGGCCCCACCCAAG GTGCCTCAGAGGACCTCATCTATCGCCACTGCCCTTAACACCAGTGGGGCCGGAGGATCCCGGCCAGCCCAGGCAGTCCGTGCCAG ACCTCGCAGCAACTCCGCCTGGCAAATCTATCTGCAAAGGCGGGCAGAGCGGGGCACCCCAAAGCCTCCAGGGCCCCCTGCTCAGCCCCCTGGCCCGCCCAACGCCTCTAG TAACCCCGACCTCAGGAGGAGCGACCCTGGCTGGGAACGCTCGGACAGTGTCCTCCCGGCCTCGCACGGGCACCTCCCCCAGGCCGGCTCACTGGAGCGGAACCGCGTGGGAG CCTCCTCCAAACTGGACAGCTCCCcagtgctctctcctgggaataAAGCCAAGCCCGATGACCACCGCTCGCGGCCAGGCCGGCCCGCA AGCTATAAGCGAGCAATTGGTGAG GACTTCGTGTTGCTGAAAGAGCGGACCCTGGACGAggcccctcggcctcccaagaaggCCATGGACTACTCATCGTCCAGCGAGGAGGTGGAGAGCAGTGAGGATGACGAGGAGGAAGGCGAAGGCGGGCCATCAGAGGGGAGCAGAGACACCCCTGGGGGCCG CAGCGATGGGGATACAGACAGCGTCAGCACCATGGTGGTCCACGACGTCGAGGAGATCACCGGGACCCAGCCCCCATACGGGGGCGGCACCATGGTGGTCCAGCGT ACCCCTGAAGAGGAGCGGAACCTGCTGCATGCTGACAGCAACGGGTATACAAACCTGCCTGACGTGGTGCAGCCCAGCCACTCACCCACCGAGAACAGCAAAGGCCAAAGCCCGCCCTCGAAGGATGGGAGCAGTGAC TACCAGTCTCGTGGGCTGGTAAAGGCCCCTGGCAAGAGCTCGTTCACGATGTTTGTGGATCTAGGGATCTACCAGCCTGGAGGCAGTGGGGACACCATCCCCATCACAG CCCTAGTGGGTGGAGAGGGCACTCGGCTCGACCAGCTGCAGTACGACGTGAGGAAGGGCTCTGTGGTCAACGTGAATCCCACCAACACCCGGGCCCACAGTGAGACCCCTGAGATCCGGAAGTACAAGAAGCGATTCAACTCTGAGATCCTGTGTGCAGCCCTTTGGG GGGTCAACCTGCTGGTGGGCACGGAGAACGGGCTGATGTTGCTGGACCGAAGTGGGCAGGGCAAGGTGTACGGACTCATTGGGCGGCGACGCTTCCAGCAGATGGACGTGCTGGAGGGGCTCAACCTGCTCATCACCATCTCAG GGAAAAGGAACAAACTGCGGGTGTATTACCTGTCTTGGCTCCGGAACAAGATTCTGCACAATGACCCAGAGGTGGAGAAGAAGCAGGGCTGGACCACCGTCGGGGACATGGAGGGCTGCGGGCACTACCGTGTCG TGAAATACGAGCGGATTAAGTTCCTGGTCATCGCCCTCAAGAGCTCCGTGGAGGTGTACGCCTGGGCCCCGAAACCCTACCACAAATTCATGGCCTTCAAG TCCTTTGCCGACCTCCCTCACCGCCCTCTGCTGGTCGACCTGACAGTAGAGGAGGGGCAGCGGCTCAAGGTCATCTATGGCTCCAGTGCTGGCTTCCATGCTGTGGATGTCGACTCGGGGAACAGCTATGACATCTACATCCCTGTGCAC ATCCAGAGCCAGATCACGCCCCATGCCATCATTTTCCTCCCCAACACCGACGGCATGGAGATGCTGCTGTGCTACGAGGACGAGGGTGTCTACGTCAACACATACGGGCGGATCATTAAGGATGTGGTGCTGCAGTGGGGAGAGATGCCCACCTCTGTGG CCTACATCTGCTCCAACCAGATAATGGGCTGGGGTGAGAAAGCCATTGAGATCCGCTCTGTGGAGACGGGCCACCTGGACGGGGTCTTCATGCACAAACGAGCCCAGAGGCTCAAGTTCCTGTGTGAGCGGAATGACAAG GTGTTTTTTGCCTCAGTCCGCTCTGGGGGCAGCAGCCAAGTTTACTTCATGACTCTGAACCGTAACTGCATCATGAACTGGTGA
- the MINK1 gene encoding misshapen-like kinase 1 isoform X25, whose protein sequence is MGDPAPARSLDDIDLSALRDPAGIFELVEVVGNGTYGQVYKGRHVKTGQLAAIKVMDVTEDEEEEIKQEINMLKKYSHHRNIATYYGAFIKKSPPGNDDQLWLVMEFCGAGSVTDLVKNTKGNALKEDCIAYICREILRGLAHLHAHKVIHRDIKGQNVLLTENAEVKLVDFGVSAQLDRTVGRRNTFIGTPYWMAPEVIACDENPDATYDYRSDIWSLGITAIEMAEGAPPLCDMHPMRALFLIPRNPPPRLKSKKWSKKFIDFIDTCLIKTYLSRPPTEQLLKFPFIRDQPTERQVRIQLKDHIDRSRKKRGEKEETEYEYSGSEEEDDSHGEEGEPSSIMNVPGESTLRREFLRLQQENKSNSEALKQQQQLQQQQQRDPEAHIKHLLHQRQRRIEEQKEERRRVEEQQRREREQRKLQEKEQQRRLEDMQVLRREEERRQAEREQEYKRKQLEEQRQSERLQRQLQQEHAYLKSLQQQQQQQQLQKQQQQQLLPGDRKPLYHYGRGMNPADKPAWAREVEERTRMNKQQNSPLAKSKPSSTGPEPSIPQASPGPAGPLSQTPPMQRPVEPQEGPHKSLQDQPTRNLAAFPASHDPDPAIPAPTATPSARGAVIRQNSDPTSEGPGPSPNPPAWVRPDNEAPPKVPQRTSSIATALNTSGAGGSRPAQAVRARPRSNSAWQIYLQRRAERGTPKPPGPPAQPPGPPNASSNPDLRRSDPGWERSDSVLPASHGHLPQAGSLERNRVGASSKLDSSPVLSPGNKAKPDDHRSRPGRPASYKRAIGEDFVLLKERTLDEAPRPPKKAMDYSSSSEEVESSEDDEEEGEGGPSEGSRDTPGGRSDGDTDSVSTMVVHDVEEITGTQPPYGGGTMVVQRTPEEERNLLHADSNGYTNLPDVVQPSHSPTENSKGQSPPSKDGSSDYQSRGLVKAPGKSSFTMFVDLGIYQPGGSGDTIPITALVGGEGTRLDQLQYDVRKGSVVNVNPTNTRAHSETPEIRKYKKRFNSEILCAALWGVNLLVGTENGLMLLDRSGQGKVYGLIGRRRFQQMDVLEGLNLLITISGKRNKLRVYYLSWLRNKILHNDPEVEKKQGWTTVGDMEGCGHYRVVKYERIKFLVIALKSSVEVYAWAPKPYHKFMAFKSFADLPHRPLLVDLTVEEGQRLKVIYGSSAGFHAVDVDSGNSYDIYIPVHIQSQITPHAIIFLPNTDGMEMLLCYEDEGVYVNTYGRIIKDVVLQWGEMPTSVAYICSNQIMGWGEKAIEIRSVETGHLDGVFMHKRAQRLKFLCERNDKVFFASVRSGGSSQVYFMTLNRNCIMNW, encoded by the exons GACCCTGCTGGGATCTTTGAGCTTGTGGAGGTGGTCGGCAATGGAACCTACGGACAGGTGTACAAG GGTCGGCATGTCAAGACTGGGCAGCTGGCTGCCATCAAGGTCATGGATGTCACCGAG GATGAGGAAGAAGAGATCAAACAGGAGATCAACATGCTGAAAAAATACTCTCATCACCGCAACATTGCCACCTACTATGGAGCCTTCATCAAGAAGAGCCCCCCGGGAAACGATGACCAGCTCTGG CTGGTGATGGAGTTCTGTGGTGCTGGTTCAGTGACTGACCTGGTGAAGAACACGAAAGGAAACGCCCTGAAGGAGGACTGTATCGCCTACATCTGCAGGGAGATCCTCAGG GGTCTGGCCCATCTCCATGCCCACAAGGTCATCCATCGAGACATCAAGGGGCAGAATGTGCTGCTGACAGAGAATGCTGAGGTCAAGCTAG TGGATTTTGGGGTGAGTGCTCAGCTGGACCGCACCGTGGGCAGACGGAACACTTTCATTGGGACTCCCTACTGGATGGCTCCAGAGGTCATCGCCTGTGATGAGAACCCCGATGCCACCTACGATTACAGG AGTGACATTTGGTCTCTAGGAATCACAGCCATCGAGATGGCAGAGGGAGCCCCCC CTCTGTGTGACATGCACCCCATGCGGGCCCTCTTCCTCATTCCTCGGAACCCTCCGCCCAGACTCAAGTCCAAGAAGTG GTCTAAGAAGTTCATTGACTTCATTGACACATGTCTCATCAAGACTTACCTGAGCCGCCCACCCACGGAGCAGCTGCTGAAGTTTCCCTTCATCCGGGACCAGCCCACGGAGCGGCAGGTCCGCATCCAGCTTAAGGACCACATTGACCGATCCCGGAAGAAGCGGGGTGAGAAAG AGGAGACAGAATATGAGTACAGCGGCAGCGAGGAGGAAGACGACAGCCATGGAGAGGAAGGAGAGCCAAG CTCCATCATGAACGTGCCTGGAGAGTCGACTCTACGCCGGGAATTTCTCCGCCTCCAGCAGGAAAATAAGAGCAACTCAGAGGCTttaaaacagcagcagcagctgcagcagcagcagcagcgagACCCCGAGGCACACATCAAACACCTGCTGCACCAGCGGCAGAGGCGCATAGAGGAGCAGAAGGAGGAGCGGCGCCGCGTGGAGGAG CAACAGCGGCGGGAGCGGGAGCAGCGGAAGCTGCAGGAGAAGGAGCAGCAGCGGCGGCTGGAGGACATGCAGGTTCTGCGGCGGGAGGAGGAGCGGCGGCAGGCGGAGCGCGAGCAG GAATACAAGCGGAAGCAGCTGGAGGAGCAGCGGCAGTCAGAGCGTCTCCAGAGGcagctgcagcaggagcatgCCTACCTCAAGTCcctgcagcagcagcaacagcagcagcagcttcagaaacagcagcagcagcagctcctgcCCGGGGACAGGAAGCCCCTGTACCATTATGGTCGGGGCATGAATCCCGCTGACAAACCAGCCTGGGCCCGAGAG GTAGAAGAGAGAACAAGGATGAACAAGCAGCAGAACTCTCCCTTGGCCAAGAGCAAGCCAAGCAGCACGGGGCCTGAGCCCTCCATCCCCCAGGCCTCCCCCGGGCCTGCAGGACCCCTTTCCCAGACTCCTCCTATGCAGAGGCCGGTGGAGCCCCAGGAGGGACCGCACAAG TCCCTGCAGGACCAGCCCACCCGAAACCTGGCTGCCTTCCCAGCCTCCCATGACCCCGACCCTGCCATCCCTGCACCCACTGCCACGCCCAGTGCCCGAGGAGCTGTCATCCGCCAGAATTCAGACCCCACCTCTGAAGGACCTGGCCCCAGCCCGAACCCCCCAGCCTGGGTCCGCCCAGATAACGAGGCCCCACCCAAG GTGCCTCAGAGGACCTCATCTATCGCCACTGCCCTTAACACCAGTGGGGCCGGAGGATCCCGGCCAGCCCAGGCAGTCCGTGCCAG ACCTCGCAGCAACTCCGCCTGGCAAATCTATCTGCAAAGGCGGGCAGAGCGGGGCACCCCAAAGCCTCCAGGGCCCCCTGCTCAGCCCCCTGGCCCGCCCAACGCCTCTAG TAACCCCGACCTCAGGAGGAGCGACCCTGGCTGGGAACGCTCGGACAGTGTCCTCCCGGCCTCGCACGGGCACCTCCCCCAGGCCGGCTCACTGGAGCGGAACCGCGTGGGAG CCTCCTCCAAACTGGACAGCTCCCcagtgctctctcctgggaataAAGCCAAGCCCGATGACCACCGCTCGCGGCCAGGCCGGCCCGCA AGCTATAAGCGAGCAATTGGTGAG GACTTCGTGTTGCTGAAAGAGCGGACCCTGGACGAggcccctcggcctcccaagaaggCCATGGACTACTCATCGTCCAGCGAGGAGGTGGAGAGCAGTGAGGATGACGAGGAGGAAGGCGAAGGCGGGCCATCAGAGGGGAGCAGAGACACCCCTGGGGGCCG CAGCGATGGGGATACAGACAGCGTCAGCACCATGGTGGTCCACGACGTCGAGGAGATCACCGGGACCCAGCCCCCATACGGGGGCGGCACCATGGTGGTCCAGCGT ACCCCTGAAGAGGAGCGGAACCTGCTGCATGCTGACAGCAACGGGTATACAAACCTGCCTGACGTGGTGCAGCCCAGCCACTCACCCACCGAGAACAGCAAAGGCCAAAGCCCGCCCTCGAAGGATGGGAGCAGTGAC TACCAGTCTCGTGGGCTGGTAAAGGCCCCTGGCAAGAGCTCGTTCACGATGTTTGTGGATCTAGGGATCTACCAGCCTGGAGGCAGTGGGGACACCATCCCCATCACAG CCCTAGTGGGTGGAGAGGGCACTCGGCTCGACCAGCTGCAGTACGACGTGAGGAAGGGCTCTGTGGTCAACGTGAATCCCACCAACACCCGGGCCCACAGTGAGACCCCTGAGATCCGGAAGTACAAGAAGCGATTCAACTCTGAGATCCTGTGTGCAGCCCTTTGGG GGGTCAACCTGCTGGTGGGCACGGAGAACGGGCTGATGTTGCTGGACCGAAGTGGGCAGGGCAAGGTGTACGGACTCATTGGGCGGCGACGCTTCCAGCAGATGGACGTGCTGGAGGGGCTCAACCTGCTCATCACCATCTCAG GGAAAAGGAACAAACTGCGGGTGTATTACCTGTCTTGGCTCCGGAACAAGATTCTGCACAATGACCCAGAGGTGGAGAAGAAGCAGGGCTGGACCACCGTCGGGGACATGGAGGGCTGCGGGCACTACCGTGTCG TGAAATACGAGCGGATTAAGTTCCTGGTCATCGCCCTCAAGAGCTCCGTGGAGGTGTACGCCTGGGCCCCGAAACCCTACCACAAATTCATGGCCTTCAAG TCCTTTGCCGACCTCCCTCACCGCCCTCTGCTGGTCGACCTGACAGTAGAGGAGGGGCAGCGGCTCAAGGTCATCTATGGCTCCAGTGCTGGCTTCCATGCTGTGGATGTCGACTCGGGGAACAGCTATGACATCTACATCCCTGTGCAC ATCCAGAGCCAGATCACGCCCCATGCCATCATTTTCCTCCCCAACACCGACGGCATGGAGATGCTGCTGTGCTACGAGGACGAGGGTGTCTACGTCAACACATACGGGCGGATCATTAAGGATGTGGTGCTGCAGTGGGGAGAGATGCCCACCTCTGTGG CCTACATCTGCTCCAACCAGATAATGGGCTGGGGTGAGAAAGCCATTGAGATCCGCTCTGTGGAGACGGGCCACCTGGACGGGGTCTTCATGCACAAACGAGCCCAGAGGCTCAAGTTCCTGTGTGAGCGGAATGACAAG GTGTTTTTTGCCTCAGTCCGCTCTGGGGGCAGCAGCCAAGTTTACTTCATGACTCTGAACCGTAACTGCATCATGAACTGGTGA